A single Nostoc sp. PCC 7107 DNA region contains:
- a CDS encoding cysteine desulfurase family protein, with translation MSNRPIYLDCHATTPVDERVLAAMLPYFTEKFGNPASINHVYGWEAEAAVKQTREILAAAINATPAEIVFTSGATEANNLAVKGIAEAYFQKGQHIITVATEHKAVLDPCEYLKSLGFEITILSVQKDGLIDLNELEKACRPETILVSVMTANNEIGVLQPLADIGKICRDRNIIFHTDAAQAIGKIPLDVEAMNIDLMSLTAHKVYGPKGIGALYVRRRNPRVQLAPQQHGGGHERGMRSGTLYTPQIVGFGKAVEIALAEQATETARLTQLRESLWLQLSQLAGIHLNGHPTQRLAGNLNISVAGVDGAALSLGLQPVIAVSSGSACSSAITAPSHVLTALGNSEQLAYASVRFGIGRFNTSEEIDIVAKHAIATIQSLRKQKTLV, from the coding sequence ATGTCTAATCGTCCTATTTATCTTGATTGTCATGCTACTACACCCGTCGATGAAAGAGTATTAGCAGCAATGTTGCCGTATTTCACCGAAAAATTTGGCAATCCTGCGAGTATTAATCATGTGTATGGTTGGGAAGCAGAAGCGGCTGTCAAACAAACGCGAGAAATATTAGCAGCAGCAATTAACGCCACACCCGCAGAAATTGTCTTTACTAGCGGTGCAACAGAAGCGAATAATTTAGCAGTTAAAGGTATCGCTGAAGCTTATTTTCAAAAAGGTCAGCATATTATTACTGTCGCAACAGAACATAAAGCAGTTTTAGACCCTTGCGAGTACCTGAAAAGTCTGGGGTTTGAAATTACAATTTTGTCAGTACAAAAAGACGGATTGATTGATTTAAATGAATTAGAAAAAGCTTGTCGTCCAGAAACAATTTTGGTATCGGTGATGACGGCGAATAACGAAATTGGCGTATTGCAGCCTTTAGCAGACATTGGCAAAATTTGCCGCGATCGCAATATCATTTTCCATACAGATGCTGCCCAAGCTATTGGTAAAATCCCCTTAGATGTGGAGGCAATGAACATCGACTTAATGTCCTTGACTGCTCATAAAGTATACGGGCCAAAGGGTATCGGTGCATTGTATGTCCGCAGACGCAACCCCAGAGTCCAGCTTGCACCTCAGCAGCACGGCGGTGGACATGAACGGGGAATGCGTTCGGGAACATTGTACACACCGCAAATTGTTGGTTTTGGCAAAGCTGTAGAAATTGCTTTAGCAGAACAAGCAACCGAAACCGCACGCCTGACTCAATTAAGAGAAAGTTTGTGGTTACAACTATCGCAATTAGCAGGAATTCACCTCAACGGACACCCCACCCAACGACTAGCGGGAAACTTGAATATCAGCGTGGCGGGAGTTGATGGTGCTGCATTATCCCTCGGACTGCAACCTGTAATAGCGGTATCTTCTGGTTCGGCTTGTTCATCCGCAATTACCGCACCTTCCCATGTTCTCACAGCCTTGGGAAATTCTGAGCAACTAGCTTATGCCTCTGTGCGGTTTGGCATTGGCAGATTTAATACATCTGAGGAAATTGATATAGTAGCAAAACATGCGATCGCTACCATTCAAAGTTTACGTAAACAAAAAACTTTGGTGTAG
- the serA gene encoding phosphoglycerate dehydrogenase has translation MSKVLVSDPIDQAGIDILSQVATVDVKTGLKPAELIEIIGDYDALMIRSGTRVTEEIIEAGTQLKIIGRAGVGVDNVDVPAATRKGIVVVNSPEGNTIAAAEHALAMMLSLSRHIPDANASVKRGEWDRKTFVGAEVYKKTIGIVGLGKIGSHVAAVAKAMGMKLLAYDPFISNDRAEQIGCQLVDLDLLMQQADYITLHIPKTPETTHLINAKTLAKMKPTARIINCARGGIIDEAALAAAIKEGKIAGAALDVFESEPLGESELRSLGKEAILTPHLGASTTEAQVNVAIDVAEQIRDVLLGLPARSAVNIPGLGPDVLEELKPYMQLAETLGNLVGQLAGGRVETLTVRLQGELATNKSQPLVVASLKGLLHQALRERVNYVNAHIEAKERGIRVIETRDASVRDYAGSLRLEATGTLGTHSVTGALLGEKEIHLTDVDGFPINVPPSKHMVFTLHRDMPGIIGKLGSLLGSFNVNIASMQVGRKIVRGDAVMALSIDDPLPDGILAEITKVQGIRDAYTVTL, from the coding sequence ATGTCCAAGGTTCTCGTCTCCGATCCTATTGACCAAGCTGGGATTGACATCTTATCCCAAGTTGCTACTGTTGATGTCAAAACTGGTCTAAAACCCGCGGAATTAATTGAAATTATTGGTGATTACGATGCGCTAATGATTCGTTCTGGCACAAGGGTAACAGAAGAAATCATTGAAGCTGGCACACAGTTAAAAATTATTGGTCGTGCTGGTGTTGGCGTGGATAATGTTGATGTGCCTGCTGCTACACGCAAAGGAATTGTTGTAGTTAATTCTCCTGAAGGGAATACGATCGCAGCGGCAGAACACGCACTGGCAATGATGTTGTCATTATCTCGCCACATTCCTGATGCTAACGCTTCTGTCAAACGTGGTGAATGGGATCGCAAAACTTTTGTCGGTGCAGAAGTTTACAAAAAGACTATCGGTATTGTCGGTTTAGGTAAAATCGGTTCCCACGTTGCGGCTGTGGCTAAGGCAATGGGAATGAAATTACTAGCCTATGATCCCTTCATCTCCAACGACAGAGCCGAGCAAATTGGCTGTCAGTTGGTAGACTTGGATTTGCTCATGCAGCAAGCTGACTACATCACACTCCACATTCCCAAAACCCCAGAAACTACCCATTTAATCAATGCTAAAACTCTGGCAAAAATGAAGCCCACAGCGCGGATTATTAACTGCGCTCGTGGTGGAATTATTGATGAAGCAGCTTTAGCCGCAGCGATCAAAGAAGGTAAAATTGCTGGTGCAGCTTTGGATGTGTTCGAGTCAGAACCGCTGGGGGAATCAGAATTGCGATCGCTCGGTAAAGAAGCCATCCTCACTCCCCACCTAGGAGCCTCCACCACAGAAGCTCAAGTGAATGTAGCAATTGACGTTGCTGAACAAATCCGCGATGTACTGCTGGGACTCCCTGCACGTTCCGCCGTCAACATTCCCGGACTCGGCCCCGATGTCTTAGAAGAACTTAAACCCTACATGCAGCTGGCGGAAACCTTGGGTAACTTGGTCGGTCAGTTAGCTGGTGGTCGAGTAGAAACACTAACCGTCAGACTACAAGGCGAACTCGCAACTAATAAGAGTCAGCCCTTAGTGGTAGCATCCTTAAAAGGTCTACTTCACCAAGCTCTGCGGGAACGGGTAAATTACGTCAATGCCCACATCGAAGCCAAAGAACGAGGAATTCGCGTCATTGAAACACGCGATGCTTCTGTGCGCGACTACGCCGGTTCTCTGCGTCTGGAAGCCACAGGTACTTTAGGTACTCACTCAGTTACAGGTGCGTTGTTGGGTGAAAAAGAAATTCACTTAACAGACGTTGATGGCTTCCCAATTAACGTTCCCCCAAGCAAACACATGGTGTTCACCTTACACCGCGATATGCCAGGGATTATCGGTAAACTCGGTTCTCTTCTCGGCAGTTTTAACGTCAACATTGCTAGTATGCAGGTAGGACGGAAAATCGTCCGAGGTGATGCAGTAATGGCTTTGAGTATTGATGACCCCTTACCCGATGGTATTTTGGCGGAAATCACCAAAGTACAGGGAATTCGAGACGCGTATACAGTAACTTTATAA
- the prmA gene encoding 50S ribosomal protein L11 methyltransferase yields the protein MANTWWELQILCEPELEDSIFWRLEDFGSRGTASERKGNSSLVKAYLPQFQAQLLDLGALALWLRQDALCVGMSAPSLHWQLIDEEDWASSWKQYWQPQEIGDRFLINPAWLPIAETDRLVILLDPGVAFGTGNHATTQLCLEALEMRLSEVPQSFVGNQERESVIIADIGCGSGILSIGAILLGAEKVYAVDNDPLAVRSTFSNCALNNVSLERLIPAEGSVDVLSQIIEKPVDGIVCNILAEVIIQLVPEMTAIAKPTTWGIFSGILLEQSKSVADVLEKHGWVVAALWKKKEWCCLNVRRS from the coding sequence ATGGCAAACACTTGGTGGGAACTGCAAATTTTATGTGAACCAGAGCTAGAAGATTCGATCTTTTGGCGGCTGGAAGATTTTGGTAGTCGGGGTACAGCCAGCGAACGCAAAGGGAATTCTTCGTTAGTCAAGGCTTACTTACCGCAATTTCAAGCCCAGTTATTAGATTTAGGTGCATTGGCGTTGTGGTTGCGTCAAGATGCTTTATGTGTCGGAATGTCTGCGCCCAGTTTACATTGGCAATTAATCGATGAAGAAGATTGGGCGAGTAGCTGGAAGCAATATTGGCAACCCCAGGAAATTGGCGATCGCTTTTTGATTAATCCTGCATGGCTACCAATAGCAGAAACAGACCGTTTGGTGATTCTCCTTGATCCCGGTGTGGCCTTTGGTACGGGGAACCATGCGACAACGCAACTTTGTTTAGAAGCCCTAGAAATGCGCTTGAGTGAGGTTCCCCAATCGTTTGTGGGAAATCAAGAAAGAGAATCAGTGATAATTGCAGATATCGGTTGCGGCTCTGGTATTTTATCCATCGGGGCAATTTTGCTAGGTGCTGAAAAAGTCTATGCGGTGGATAATGATCCCTTAGCAGTGCGATCGACTTTTAGCAACTGCGCCCTCAATAACGTGAGCTTAGAACGTCTGATTCCCGCCGAAGGTAGTGTAGATGTTTTGAGCCAAATTATCGAGAAACCAGTAGATGGCATCGTCTGTAATATCTTAGCTGAAGTGATTATTCAGTTGGTTCCCGAAATGACTGCGATCGCCAAACCGACAACTTGGGGTATCTTTAGTGGCATTTTATTAGAGCAATCTAAATCAGTTGCAGATGTATTAGAAAAACATGGTTGGGTTGTTGCAGCTTTGTGGAAAAAGAAAGAATGGTGCTGTTTAAATGTGCGGCGTTCTTAA
- a CDS encoding site-2 protease family protein, with protein sequence MFASSETPIIGTILLVAFGILGWGFYRARPFGKLGILAWLQSVVLMSPWLLFFGLFAAGIYLNIVGILLLVVASAGLYIYLGRQLRAAGQDAILQQRATERLAANSTSEGNAAQTPVIAELKEVLSIPEADLSAIRSIFGIDTFFATETIAYQEGAIFNGNLRGEPQEVHNRLSDKLRERLGEQYRLFLVESTDGKPVVIVLPSRNDPRPTTTGQKAFAGILLIATLATCLETAGLLLNFDLFATPARFTQALPIGLGIFVILIAHEIGHWVIARRYQVRLSWPFFLPAVQIGSFGSITRFESLLPNRTALFDITLAGPAAGGILSLIMLIVGLLLSHPGSLFQLPNQFFQGSILVGSLARVVLGSALQSPLVNVHPLVIIGWLGLVITALNLMPAGSLDGGRIVQAIYGRKTARRATFATLILLALVSLGNTLAMYWAIVIVFLQRDLERPSLNEISEPDDARAALGLLALFLMIATLLPLTPGLAGRLGIG encoded by the coding sequence TATAATTGGGACAATTTTATTAGTAGCTTTTGGCATATTAGGCTGGGGCTTTTATCGCGCTAGACCTTTTGGAAAACTGGGAATCTTAGCCTGGTTGCAATCAGTGGTGTTAATGTCTCCCTGGCTGCTATTCTTTGGTTTGTTTGCTGCGGGAATTTACCTCAACATAGTCGGGATATTGTTGTTGGTGGTAGCTTCTGCGGGATTATATATCTACCTTGGTAGACAATTACGGGCGGCTGGGCAAGATGCCATTCTCCAGCAACGAGCAACAGAAAGGCTTGCAGCTAATTCCACCTCGGAAGGTAATGCTGCACAAACACCAGTTATTGCCGAACTAAAAGAAGTCTTATCAATTCCCGAAGCAGATTTGAGTGCCATTAGAAGCATTTTTGGCATTGATACATTTTTTGCGACAGAAACGATCGCCTATCAAGAAGGCGCTATCTTTAACGGTAATCTGCGCGGCGAACCCCAAGAAGTTCACAACCGCCTCAGTGATAAGTTACGCGAACGTCTGGGTGAACAATATCGCCTGTTTTTAGTCGAAAGCACAGACGGTAAACCTGTGGTGATTGTATTACCTAGCCGTAACGATCCCCGTCCCACTACAACAGGGCAAAAAGCCTTTGCCGGAATTTTGCTCATCGCCACTCTGGCTACATGTTTAGAAACTGCCGGGTTACTCCTGAACTTCGATTTATTTGCTACCCCAGCACGCTTTACCCAAGCCCTACCCATCGGCCTCGGCATATTTGTAATTTTGATTGCCCACGAAATCGGTCATTGGGTAATTGCGCGGCGTTACCAAGTCCGTCTTAGCTGGCCTTTCTTTTTACCTGCTGTACAGATTGGCTCCTTTGGTTCCATTACCCGCTTTGAATCTCTTTTACCCAACCGTACTGCATTATTCGATATTACTTTGGCAGGGCCAGCCGCTGGCGGTATTCTCTCTTTAATCATGTTGATTGTGGGGTTATTACTTTCCCACCCAGGCAGTTTATTTCAATTACCTAATCAGTTCTTCCAAGGCTCAATTTTAGTCGGCAGCTTGGCGCGAGTAGTCCTCGGTTCAGCTTTACAATCACCCTTAGTCAACGTCCATCCTTTAGTCATCATTGGTTGGCTGGGCTTGGTAATCACCGCCTTAAACCTGATGCCAGCCGGTTCTCTAGATGGTGGACGCATCGTCCAAGCCATTTATGGGCGCAAAACCGCCAGAAGAGCCACATTTGCCACCTTAATTTTGTTGGCATTAGTTTCGCTTGGTAATACCTTGGCGATGTACTGGGCAATTGTCATTGTGTTTTTACAACGAGACTTAGAACGCCCCAGCCTCAACGAAATCAGCGAACCCGATGATGCCAGAGCCGCGTTAGGTCTTTTGGCACTATTTTTAATGATTGCCACGCTTTTACCCTTAACTCCAGGTTTAGCTGGGCGTTTGGGCATTGGGTGA
- the aroC gene encoding chorismate synthase — protein sequence MGNTFGHLFRITTFGESHGGGVGVVIDGCPPQLEITAEEIQFELDRRRPGQSKITTPRKEADTCEILSGVFEGKTLGTPIAILVRNKDTRPQDYDEMAVKYRPSHADATYDAKYGIRNWQGGGRSSARETIGRVAAGAIAKKILRQVANVEVIGYVKRIKDLEGIVDFNTVTLEEVESNIVRCPDDECANRMIELIEQTGRQGDSIGGVVECVARNVPKGLGEPVFDKLEADIAKAVMSLPASKGFEIGSGFAGTLLTGIEHNDEFYIDENGEIRTVTNRSGGIQGGISNGENIILRVAFKPTATIRKEQKTVTREGEETLLAAKGRHDPCVLPRAVPMVEAMVALVLCDHLLRHHGQCKVL from the coding sequence ATGGGCAATACTTTTGGGCATCTATTTCGCATCACTACTTTTGGTGAATCCCACGGCGGCGGGGTGGGAGTTGTCATTGATGGTTGTCCGCCGCAACTGGAAATCACCGCGGAAGAAATTCAGTTTGAGTTAGACAGAAGGCGACCAGGACAAAGTAAGATTACCACGCCGAGGAAAGAAGCAGACACCTGTGAGATTTTGTCTGGGGTGTTTGAGGGAAAAACTCTGGGGACACCGATTGCGATTTTGGTGCGAAATAAAGATACCCGTCCGCAAGATTATGACGAAATGGCAGTGAAATATCGCCCTTCCCATGCGGATGCGACCTATGATGCTAAATACGGAATTCGGAATTGGCAAGGGGGCGGTAGGTCTTCAGCGCGGGAGACAATTGGTAGAGTAGCCGCAGGTGCGATCGCTAAAAAAATTCTCCGACAAGTTGCTAATGTAGAAGTGATTGGTTATGTCAAACGTATTAAAGATTTAGAAGGCATAGTTGACTTTAATACTGTCACCTTAGAAGAAGTAGAAAGTAACATTGTCCGCTGCCCTGATGATGAATGCGCCAATCGGATGATTGAATTAATCGAGCAAACTGGCAGACAAGGTGATTCTATCGGTGGTGTGGTGGAATGTGTCGCCCGAAATGTGCCGAAAGGTTTGGGTGAACCAGTATTTGATAAGTTAGAAGCTGATATTGCTAAAGCGGTGATGTCGCTTCCTGCTAGTAAAGGTTTTGAAATTGGTTCAGGTTTTGCAGGGACACTGTTAACAGGAATTGAACATAACGACGAATTTTATATTGATGAAAATGGGGAAATTCGCACTGTAACTAACCGTTCTGGTGGCATTCAAGGCGGTATTTCTAACGGCGAAAATATCATTTTACGAGTGGCTTTTAAACCAACAGCCACTATTAGAAAAGAACAAAAAACCGTCACGCGTGAGGGTGAAGAAACACTATTAGCAGCGAAAGGTAGACATGATCCCTGTGTGTTACCCCGTGCAGTTCCAATGGTAGAAGCTATGGTGGCGCTGGTTTTATGTGACCATTTATTGCGGCATCACGGACAGTGTAAGGTGTTGTAA
- a CDS encoding lipopolysaccharide assembly protein LapB, with protein MDTESEIRLKHFTALKSKYQATNYQDTSPASLLYLILRKANLGIELTDLEFDWLKKQALFQTVETIYQQQQSNLDELKKLENEFSYLKSQYQVPNNSRAFQNICTTLYPILWKLHSEKALTDSELEWLKNNQLGATISLAHKMKLEKHFLTLKEKYQATKYQGLSPDSPLYKILNKLENKQTINNLELEWLQKRELFEAVKIFEQQEAEKQTKFVQLKINYRADKYIDVSLSSPLYSILQKLDSDEQLSDSELKWLEKKGLTETITIAQELEKIREFTNLKLKYKAHQYEDSSPKSHLYKILKSLEGEHKLGEQDINFLKKRKLIETIQIANEQYISILKSKIHLEELPNDLDIEWLKNNGREDIIVLAQQKHYAILKRKYGLIEPNLPMQPFYEIMLKLEKKERLDIVLVTQLIEQNMLSREGKIATAHYRLEAEFYEQEIMRTGNNWNIPNASSYWRKANEPEQALRVTDLDLNKVKENKLKSAILVTRGGAFRDMNNLDKAEKCAKKAIDFHSDSYQPYTLLGAIYFSCGDRDKSNYYFEEAIKRGAKPEDIDDEIKRVFRNTKNEEQRHEAATYLLKKDLRRYAWAKSYLKNTQKS; from the coding sequence ATGGATACAGAATCAGAAATTCGGCTTAAACACTTCACTGCACTCAAGTCTAAATATCAAGCAACTAATTATCAAGATACCTCACCAGCTAGTCTGCTGTATCTCATACTACGAAAAGCTAATTTAGGTATTGAGTTAACTGACCTAGAATTTGATTGGTTAAAAAAACAAGCACTTTTTCAAACTGTTGAAACTATTTACCAACAGCAACAATCTAATTTAGACGAACTGAAAAAATTAGAAAATGAGTTTTCCTATCTTAAATCTCAGTATCAAGTACCTAACAATTCGAGAGCTTTTCAAAATATTTGTACTACTCTTTACCCGATTCTTTGGAAGCTTCACTCAGAAAAAGCACTCACTGATTCCGAGCTTGAATGGCTAAAAAATAATCAGCTTGGTGCGACAATTTCTCTTGCTCATAAGATGAAATTAGAAAAACATTTTTTGACCTTGAAGGAAAAGTACCAAGCTACTAAATATCAAGGTTTATCACCTGATAGTCCACTGTATAAAATTCTCAATAAGCTGGAGAATAAGCAAACAATCAACAATCTTGAGTTGGAATGGTTGCAAAAAAGGGAACTATTTGAAGCTGTCAAAATTTTTGAGCAACAAGAAGCAGAAAAGCAAACAAAATTTGTCCAATTAAAGATAAATTATCGCGCAGATAAATATATAGATGTATCACTATCTAGTCCACTGTACTCTATTCTACAAAAGCTAGACAGTGATGAACAATTAAGTGATTCAGAATTAAAGTGGTTAGAAAAAAAAGGGCTAACTGAAACGATTACTATTGCTCAAGAGTTAGAAAAAATACGAGAATTTACAAATTTAAAACTCAAGTATAAAGCACATCAATATGAAGACTCATCACCCAAGAGTCATTTGTATAAAATTCTTAAAAGTCTGGAGGGAGAACATAAGTTAGGTGAGCAAGATATTAACTTTCTCAAAAAACGCAAGCTCATTGAGACTATACAAATTGCTAATGAACAATATATATCTATTCTAAAATCTAAGATACATTTAGAAGAGTTACCGAATGATTTAGATATTGAATGGCTGAAAAATAATGGACGCGAAGATATCATTGTTTTAGCTCAACAGAAGCACTACGCTATTCTCAAGAGAAAATATGGATTGATAGAACCTAATCTACCAATGCAGCCTTTTTACGAAATCATGCTAAAACTAGAGAAAAAAGAACGTCTTGATATTGTATTAGTCACTCAGTTAATAGAACAAAATATGTTGTCCCGTGAGGGCAAGATTGCAACTGCACACTATAGATTAGAAGCGGAGTTTTACGAGCAAGAAATTATGCGTACTGGGAATAACTGGAATATACCTAACGCTAGTAGTTATTGGCGTAAAGCCAATGAACCAGAACAGGCATTAAGAGTCACTGACTTAGACTTGAATAAAGTCAAAGAAAATAAGTTAAAATCTGCAATTCTAGTTACTAGAGGCGGAGCATTCAGAGATATGAACAACTTAGATAAGGCTGAAAAATGTGCCAAAAAAGCTATAGATTTTCATTCAGACAGTTATCAGCCTTATACCTTACTAGGTGCAATTTATTTCAGTTGTGGTGACAGGGATAAAAGTAATTATTACTTTGAAGAAGCAATCAAACGCGGGGCTAAACCTGAAGATATAGATGATGAAATCAAACGAGTATTCCGTAATACAAAAAATGAAGAACAACGCCACGAAGCAGCAACATATTTACTTAAGAAAGACCTACGAAGGTATGCTTGGGCTAAAAGTTATCTGAAAAACACCCAAAAATCATGA
- a CDS encoding SemiSWEET transporter, which produces MDFLTILGLVAGALTTIAFLPQMFKTWKSKSAKDVSFVMLITFMSGLLLWLVYGIALQALPIILANAISFIFNLIILCLKIRYKSN; this is translated from the coding sequence ATGGATTTTTTGACAATTTTAGGATTAGTAGCTGGGGCATTAACTACCATTGCATTTTTGCCCCAGATGTTTAAAACATGGAAAAGCAAATCAGCAAAAGATGTTTCTTTTGTGATGTTGATTACATTTATGAGTGGATTGTTATTATGGTTAGTTTATGGTATTGCTTTACAAGCGTTGCCGATTATTCTTGCTAATGCTATATCATTTATTTTTAACTTGATAATTTTATGCTTGAAAATCAGATATAAATCAAATTAA
- a CDS encoding Uma2 family endonuclease: protein MLEYNLPRYLPSAEELPDSDETPVDNELQELIPGLLKAILLILWSDRMDWLFGIDMGIYYDPDQPPIVPDGFLSLGVERFYDEELRPSYVLWDENVLPILALEVVSQNYRKEYSDKLNKYQDLGVLYYVIYSPRRRRKPRLEVHKLVNGKYQLQPGNIVWLAEIGLGIGCERGNYCGVTREWLYWYDEAGNRYPTPEEQIKQAQKRAELAEQRAQQLAEQLRALGIDPDTLD from the coding sequence ATGTTAGAGTACAACTTGCCGAGGTACTTGCCCTCCGCTGAAGAACTACCAGATTCTGATGAAACTCCTGTGGATAATGAACTGCAAGAATTAATACCAGGGTTACTCAAGGCTATTCTGTTAATACTTTGGTCTGACAGGATGGACTGGTTATTTGGCATAGATATGGGTATTTATTATGACCCTGATCAACCGCCAATTGTCCCAGATGGATTTTTGAGTTTGGGTGTAGAACGGTTCTATGATGAAGAACTGCGTCCTAGTTATGTGCTGTGGGATGAAAATGTTCTGCCAATTTTGGCTTTAGAAGTAGTTTCGCAAAATTATCGTAAAGAATACAGCGATAAATTAAACAAATACCAGGATTTAGGTGTACTATATTATGTGATTTATTCTCCTCGTCGTCGCCGCAAACCTCGTTTAGAAGTACATAAGTTGGTTAATGGTAAGTATCAATTACAACCAGGGAATATTGTTTGGTTAGCAGAAATCGGCTTAGGAATTGGTTGTGAACGAGGAAATTACTGCGGTGTAACTAGAGAATGGCTTTATTGGTATGACGAAGCCGGGAACAGATATCCGACACCAGAAGAACAAATTAAACAAGCTCAAAAACGCGCGGAATTGGCAGAGCAACGCGCTCAACAATTGGCAGAACAATTAAGAGCCTTGGGGATAGATCCAGATACTCTGGATTAA
- a CDS encoding tRNA-dihydrouridine synthase family protein produces MSQVSLPQSLHLDLPLTALAPMQDVTNLWFMKVINQYGSPDYFFTEYFRVNETSRLNPSILASITENDTSRPVFAQMMGESIPHLVRTAQELCGYNIAGVDLNMGCPAPRIYRKKAGGGLLLSPEKVNRILGELRQAVNDRPFTVKMRLGFENTDTFYQILDLINHHNIDLLSLHGRTVLDRYHGRVNYDLIAEAVRRVNCPVLANGNIYSAAQALSVLAQTGAAGVMVGRWAIGNPWIFDQIRQVLRLEPIAPVPLVEVRKYIDRLWQTPAAPNIPERARVSYLKMFLNYIALSVDSEGVFLRLMRQTQTQAELFHLCDRFLVVDTTQTFALAPYSGV; encoded by the coding sequence ATGTCCCAGGTATCGCTTCCTCAATCGCTTCATCTAGATTTACCCCTGACTGCTCTTGCACCTATGCAGGATGTCACAAATCTCTGGTTTATGAAGGTTATCAATCAGTACGGCAGTCCTGACTACTTTTTTACCGAATATTTCCGCGTCAATGAAACCTCACGACTCAACCCTAGCATTCTGGCATCAATCACCGAAAACGATACTAGTCGCCCTGTTTTTGCTCAAATGATGGGTGAAAGCATTCCCCATTTAGTCAGAACAGCACAAGAACTCTGCGGTTATAATATTGCGGGAGTTGACTTGAATATGGGCTGTCCCGCACCGAGAATTTACCGCAAGAAAGCTGGGGGTGGATTGCTGCTTTCACCCGAAAAAGTTAATAGAATTCTGGGAGAATTGCGGCAAGCAGTTAATGATCGACCTTTCACGGTCAAGATGCGTTTAGGCTTTGAAAATACCGATACCTTTTACCAAATTCTAGATTTGATCAATCACCACAACATTGATTTGCTGAGTTTACATGGTCGCACAGTTCTAGATCGATACCACGGGCGAGTGAATTATGATTTGATTGCCGAAGCCGTCAGACGAGTCAATTGTCCAGTGTTGGCTAACGGAAATATCTACTCAGCGGCACAAGCATTATCGGTGCTGGCTCAAACAGGTGCAGCTGGTGTGATGGTGGGACGCTGGGCAATTGGCAATCCTTGGATTTTTGATCAAATCCGGCAAGTCTTGCGTTTGGAACCGATCGCACCCGTTCCTTTGGTCGAGGTACGCAAATACATTGATCGTTTGTGGCAAACTCCAGCAGCACCAAATATCCCAGAGCGTGCGCGTGTAAGCTACCTCAAAATGTTCCTCAACTATATTGCCTTGAGTGTTGACTCTGAAGGTGTTTTCTTGCGGCTGATGCGACAAACTCAGACTCAGGCAGAACTGTTTCATTTATGCGATCGCTTTCTTGTTGTTGATACTACGCAGACTTTTGCTCTAGCGCCTTACTCTGGTGTGTAA